The Phycisphaerae bacterium genome contains the following window.
GCGCGTTGGTGCGCTTGGCGTGATCAACGATCTCCCGGGCCGACGCGTCCAGAGCCCGCGGGTCGTAGGCTTCCATTCGGATACGAATTCGTTCGCCTTGCATCGCGTGCCTCAAAACACTTCTTCCGGACTCGCTCGGTCCGGCACTCTCCAAACAACAGCCACCCAGACTGCCGCTTTGTCGCCAGCCCTGGCCTCCACCCGCCGGACAAGGGCGCACCATAGCCCCCTCTCGCTCGGCAGAGATTCGTTAGTGTACTCACACCAGGTCTTGTGTCAAGGCCCGGTCCCGACCCAAATAAGATTCAGCCCGTCTTTTCACACCCCACGACCGATAACAGCGCCCTACCCCCTCCCCCCGACCTCTCCCGAGACTACCCCCCGTCAGACCCAGCCCGCTGCAACCTCATACCACAGCAAGAATTGTATCAGCAATCGCCGGCGGCACGACCGCGTAATGCGAGGGCTCCATCGTCCAGCTCCCCCGGCCCTGAGTCAGACTCCGCAAATCACTGGCGTATCCGAACATCTCCCGCAAGGGCACCACCGCATCGATTACCCGATGGTCGCCTCGCAACCGGGCATCCTGCACAACACCCCGACGCCGAGACAAGTCGTTGCTCACCACCCCGAAATACGCCTCCGGCGTGGCAATCTGCAACTTCATGATCGGCTCCATCAGCGCCGGACTCGCGGCGACCGCCACCTTGTCAAAACAACGCCGGCTGGCAGCATCGAACGCCACCTCCGAACTGTCCATCTCATGCTCCTCGGCATCCACCAGCGTGACCTTGATGTTCATCATCGGGTTACCCGCCAGAACGCCGGTTTGGGCGGTGTCACGGACCGCCGCCTCCGCAGATTCCAGAAAGGACCGCTGGATCTTGACCCCGCTCACCTGGCTCACGAACAGAATGTGCTCCTCCCCCGGCTCGGGAGCATACGGCTCCACCCGCAGACGAACCCTCGCGAAATGCCCCCGCCCGCCAATCTGACGATTGAACTCCTCCTCGACCTCCGCAGCAGCACAAACCGTCTCCCGATACGACACCCGCGGCTTGCCCACCCGCACGTCCACGTGGTAGTCACGCTTCAGCCGGTTCACCAGAACCTCAAGATGCAGCTCACCCATCCCGCTGATCAGCGTCTGGCCGGTCTCTTCGTTGAGCCGGTACTTAAACGTCGGATTCTCGCGGGCCAGCATGGTCAGAGCCTCAATCAGCTTCTCACGTTCGGCCGAGGACTGCGGCTCGATGGACATGCTCACCACCGTCTCCGGAAACTCGATGGCCTCCAGCACAACCAGATGCTTCTGCTCGCATAGCGTGTCACCCGTCAGCGAGTCCTTGAGGCCGATCACCGCAACGATGTCGCCCGCCTCGGCCGCCTCGATCTGCTCGCGGCGCTTAGCGAAAACGCGAAAGATCCGGCTGATGTTCTCCTTGCAGTCCCGGCTGGGATTCACCACCCGGGAGCCGGATCTCAACGTGCCCGAGTACACCCGGAGGAAGTAGAGATCCATCGGCTTCGACGCCAGAATCTTGAACACGTACGCCACCAGCGGGGCCCTGAGATCACACGGACACAAGATCCTGTCATCCCCAGGCAACCTGCCCTTGGCCTGGGCCAGCCCAGCCTTGTGCCGACCCTTGAGCTTGCCGCCCCCCTCGGCAACCCTGAGTCCGACCACCGGCGGCAGATCCAGAGGACACGGCAGATAATCGATCACCCCATCCATCAGCGGCTGCACACCCACAAAATGGAGCGACGATCCGCAGAACACCGGGTACAGCCGATTGGCAAGCGTGGCCGCCCGCAAACCCGCCTTCAACTCCTCCCCGGTCAGCGGCTGATCGTGAATAAACTTCTCCATGAGGGCATCGCTGGTCTCAGCCACCTGCTCCTCAAGCCGGTGCCGGGCCCGCTTGGCAGCCTCTTCCAGCTCAACCGGGATCCGCTTGCGAACGGGCGCGGCGTCCACATCGTCGGTGTGGAAGTAGACCGCCTCCATCGCCACCAGATCAATGATCCCCTCGAAAAACCCCTCCGCCCCGATCGGAAGCTGTACCGCCGCCGGATTGGCGTCCAGCCGCTCGCGGATCGAGCTGAACGAGGCCGCGAAATCCGCCCCGACCTTGTCCATCTTGTTGATGAAGCAGATCCGCGGTACGTGATACTTGGTCGCCTGCCGCCAGACCGTCTCAGACTGGGCCTCAACCCCCTCCTTCGCGTCGAAAACCGCCACCGCCCCGTCCAGAACCCGCAACGAACGCTCCACCTCGGCCGTAAAGTCCACGTGACCAGGCGTGTCAATCAAATTGATGGTGTTCTCCTTCCAGGGAAGACTGACGGCCGCCGAGTAGATGGTGATCCCACGCTGCTGCTCTTCCTGGTCAAAGTCCGTGATCGTCGTCCCGTCGTCGACCTCGCCGACCTTGTGCGTCCGCCCCGAATAATAGAGCATTCGTTCCGTAGTGGTGGTCTTGCCGGCATCGATATGAGCCGCGATCCCAATGTTGCGCACTTTGCGAAGGTCCACGGCCAAGGGTGACACTCCATCCCGTCAGGCGACAGCAGAACGAAATAGGATATCGGATACGCCTTGCCCCTTCCAGTGGCGACGGCAAAGCGAGTAGCCATGGCGGCCATCGGCGAGTTGACGCCGAGCCAACGCATGAGGTAGGGTAAGGGTAGCTGCGACACCGCCGAATCTCATCGTCGGGAAGGTCGCCGGGGCAGTGTCAGCACACCGCATCGCGGCCATTCTCCGACCTTCGAGGTAATGCCATGTTCACAACAGCTGTCACGCTCCTGGGCTTGTGGATCGCGGGCGGCTCCGACGCGCCCACCACCAACACTGCCCCCGCACCAGCAGCACCGCCCCATGCTCCAGTGAACCAACTAACGGCCACCGAAAAGGCCGCGGGCTTCCAGCTGCTGTTCAACGGAACGGACTGGACCGGCTGGGAACCGAACGGCAAACCCGGTTCGTTCACAATCCAGGACGGCGCCATCGTCGGCGATCGGTCGGGCAAGAGCCAAACGGCCTACTGGCTCGGCACAACCCGCGAGTACGGCGACTTCGAACTCCGCCTGCAGTACAAGCTCAGCCCTCGCGGCAACAGCGGCATATTCATCCGCGCTCCGCACGAGGGGCGAACATCCAGAATGGGCATGGAGATCCAGCTTCTCGATGACGGAGCCCGCACCGGCAAGCCGGGCGTCGGCGACACTGGCGCAATCTACCAAGTCGTCCCACCAAAGGCGTTCGTCTCCAGACCCGCAGGCCAGTGGAACGACCTGTCCGTCCTTTGCCTCGGCCCCCGCGTTAAGGTCACCTTGAACGGCCACATCATCAACGACACGCTCATGACCGACCACGCCGCGCTCAGGAACCGACCACGCAGAGGTTTCATCGGCCTGTCCGCCCACACCAAGCCAGTGCAGTTCCGCACCCTCCGTCTGCGCGAGATTGCCCCTCCAGCCACCGGACCCGAAACACCAGCCTCCCAGCCAACATGGTAGGCACGTTCGGCTTTCCACCACGTCGACGCTTTGACGGAACAGACGATCCCGCCCTCCAACGGCTGCAACACGCCAATCCGGACGGCGACCACCGCGTGGACCAGGGCAGCACCGGCATCCGCCAGCAGCACTGCGACCGAGCGGGCGGCCGGAACGGCTTCGCCAATTGGGCGTCGCGGCCCCCCACGTCCCGTTGACAGACGCCGACGGAGTCGCAACAATGCACCCCGACGGCCGGTCCCCGGCCTGACATGGCGGTCCTAAACCTACCCGAGGTGCATGGAGTCGGGACTATGGCAGCAATGGGCAACAAGAGCGGCGCATCAGGCGAAGGTGCCACCGGCATCAAGATCGCGCTCATCGTCTTTGTCGTGCTCACCGTCGCTTCGCTGGCCGGCACGATCATCCTCTACACCTATCAGTCAGACCTTCAGGCCCAGGCCGCCTCGGCCAATACCCAGTCCCAAGACGCCCAGCAGCGAGCTACCGACGCCGAAAACCGTCTGCAGAACGCAGCCAAATCCATCGCCGGCGACGGCGACCCCGCCAAGATGGCTCAGGCCCTCAAGACCGCTCAGCAGAATCTGATCAACAGCATCGAGCGACCCGAAGCCAGGGCGGCAGCCACCGAACCGGCCACCGACGGGGACACCGCCAAGCCGCGCCCACCCCTGCTCACCCTCGTCAACACGCTGAACACCAGGTATGCCGAGTCCCTGGGCGCCCTGGACACCGCCAAGAAGGACATCCAGAACCTCCAGGACCAGATCAAGAAAGCCACCGATGACCTGAAGGCCACACAGGATCAGTACGCGGAGAAAACCAAGAAGCTGGAAGATGACTACCAAGCCCTTGAGCAGCAGGCGGCCAAGAACCGTGAGGATTGGCAAAAACAGGTCCAGGACCTGACCGCACAGCTGGAAACCCGCTCCGAGGCCGCCGGCCAGCAACTCACCGGAGAGCGCCAGCAGCGCCGAGCCGTCGAACAGCAACTGGCCGACGCCCAGAAACGTAGCAAGGAACTGGTCGATACCCTCTCCCAATTCCGCCCCAAGGGCGACACCATGTCGGCCCTTCAAATCGCCGATGGCTATGTCGTCCGGGCGGTCGCCGGCGACAAGATCGCCTACATCAGCCTCGGAGCCAAGGACGGCATCAAGCGAGGAATGAGTTTCTCAGTCTACTCGCGAACCAAGGGCATTCCCGACGAAGGCAAGGGCAAGGGAGCCGTCGAGGTGACCCAGGTCTTCGACGACACCGCCGAATGCCGGGTCAGCCAGGCGACAAACGGCGAGCCTCTGGTCGAAGGCGACCTGATCGCGAATCCTTTCTTCGATCGGTCCCGCAAGCTGAACTTCGTGGTGGCCGGCGATTTCGACCTGAACTTCGACGGCGAAGCCGAGGATCCCGGAGGCGAGCAAGTCAGCAAGATGATCGTCCAGTCGGGCGGCAACGTCGTCAAACAGTTGGACACGCGCACCGACTTCGTCGTCCTGGGCGGACCGCCTCCGCAACCGTCCGCCGCCGCGAACGGCGAATCGCCCGAGGCCCAGCAGCGCTCCGCCCAACGACTGGCAGCCCGCAAGGCTTTCGACGAGGTCGCCAACGAGGCCAAGGCCCTTTCCATCCCCGTGCTCACACGCACCCGGTTGCTCCACTACTTGGGCATGGGCGTGCCAAAGAACACTCCCAACGACCGACTTCCCTGGTGAGCCTCCCGGCAGCGTCCTGTACCTCGCCCGGGCAAGCAATGCCTCTCCTCGCTCGAGGGGACGCAAGACGACCAAGACCTCATCCGACCGCAGCGACCTCTCCCGAACCCGACGAGCCGGAGACGTACATGCAGCCCGCCGCTGAATGACAACGCACCGGTGTTCCCAAAGCGAATCATGGTTTATACTGACCACCGTCAGGCGGTGACGCTCCGTCACTCTCGCCGTCGGCCTCGTCCATCCGACGGTACATCGAGGGCCATCGGATGTCCGTGATCGCCGCACTCAATTCGGCGCCAGCCGCTGGCAGGCCGACGGTCTTCCACCACGAAGATCGCTTCGGATCCTCGCACAAGGGAACGACGGCTGCTCGCCCCGGTCCAACGAAGGGAGAATGAGAATGACTCGCCGATTATCCTGGGTGATTTGTGCGGCCGGACTGGGATTAGCCCTGGCCACGACCCGGGCCGAAGAGACCACCGATCCAGGGGAGGCCGCGGACTCCCGCCCTCTCCTCCACACGGATACCGTCTACACACCAACCGAATACAGACACCTCTCCACCTGGGAGGCCCGCCGGGCATGGCTGATCAACCAGGTCCGTTTCGCGGCCGGACTGATCCCCGAGCCCAAACGATGCCCGATCAACGCCCACCTCTCCGGCAAGCTGGTTCGCGACGGCTACACCCTCGAGAAAGTCCGTTTCGAGAGCTACCCCGGCTTCTACGTCACCGGCAACCTCTACCGCCCTGCGGAGGTCAAGGGCAGGGTGCCGGCCGTGGCTAATCCGCACGGCCACTGGGGCCGCGGCCGCCTGGCCCATGAGAAACTCGGTTCGATCGCCGCCCGCTGTATCACCCTGGCCAGGCTCGGGGCGGTGGCGTTTATGTACGACATGGTCGGCTACAACGACAGCAAGCAACAGTTCGAGCACGCCGACCACCGGTTCGCAGCCGCAGACTGCGCTTTGTGGGGCATCAGCCAGTTCCACCTGCAGACGTGGAACAGCGTGCGAGTGCTCGACTTCCTGCAGTCGCTGCCCGACGTGGACCCGGCCAGGATCGGCGTCACCGGGGAATCCGGCGGCGGAACGCAGACGTTCATCCTCTATTCGGTCGACGAACGAGTGAAGGTGGCCGCCCCGGTCAACATGATCTCCAGCACCATGCAGGGCGGCTGCATCTGCGAAAACGCCCCCCTCCTGCGCATCGACGCCAACAACATGGAGATCGGGGCACTGATGGCCCCCAGACCACTCCTGCTGATCAGCGCCACCGGCGACTGGACAAAGAAAACACCTCAGGTCGAATACCCGTTCATCAAGAGCATCTTCGAGCTGTACGGCCGCGGAGATCTGGTCGAGAACGTCCACATCGACGCTCCACACAACTACAACAAGGCCAGCCGAGAGGCGATGTACCGGTTCTTCGGGCGACGGCTGCTCAACCAACCCGATGCGGACAAGATCACTGAGGGTGAGATCAAGATCGAAACCGACAAGGACATGCTGGTCTTCGCTGATGCCGAACCGCCGGCCAACATGCTCAAGGGTGAAGCCCTGATCGCGAGCCTTAAGACCGCCTGCCGGGAACGGATGGAGGCCTACCAACCCACCAGCCCCGAAACGCTGACCAACTTGCAGGCCCTCGTACGCCTCGGGCTGGGTCAGAGCATCGGTTCGGATTGGCCAGTCGTGGGCACGGTCCGCCCGAAGGGCCGTTCAGCCCTCGCCCGAATCGCCTGGGAGCGAGGCGGACGCCTGGTGTGGACGGCGAACGAGTGGCGCGACACCAAGACCGGTCAAGAAGGCGACGCCGCGGTGATCGTCCTGCCGGATGGACTCGCGAAAATCGGAGAACACAGGAAACTGCTTACCGAGGGCGACCACGGCATCTTCGTGCAGCCGTTCGGCACCAGCCATATGAAGCGAACACCAGTGACAACCCGGGCAGCCGACGAGGGTAAATACTACACAACCTTCAACCGCAGCGATGCCGCCGAAGCAGTCTATGACATCCTCTCGGTGATTGGCATCGAGACTCCCAGCCAAAGCGGAACCCGAATGAAACTCGTCGGTCTCGGCCGCATGGGCCCGCACACGCTCGTGGCCCGCGCTATGATGCCCCCCGAGGTCGTTCTTCGCACCGGCGTATGCACGGCAATCGACATGAACCAGATGAACGTCGACGACGACCAGCCCTACATCAACGACCTGTTCCTGCCGGGTATCCGGAAAATCGGCGGCCTGAAGGCAGTGGCGGCCGCTGCGGCCGGCGGCGGGCCGCTTTGGCTGTACAACGCGGGCGAGCATTTCAACGAGCAGTGGGCCCGGGCCGCAGCCAACCTCGGCGGCCACGAACTGCGAATCACCCGGGAGCCGGCCGACGACGAGGCCATCGCCGAGTGGCTGCGGCATGCATCAAGATAGCCGCCGATACCCCCGCGGCAGCGAAGCATAGCCATTGGAAGTGTGACAGCGGGCCAAGAAGCACACGGTCCTTGAAATCGCCTCGCCAGAACTCCGTCAGCGCCTGGCCGCAGCCATACAAGGCGAGATACCACAACAACGACGATCCTCGCCAGCGACGTATGTCCAACCTCAGGAAGACGACAGCCACCACGAGCAGGACCGCGATCTCATAGAGTTGCATGGGACGCGGGTCCGAACCTGCCGCTCCGGTGTTATCCTCTCGCGATCTCGGTCAGCCATTGATCCACATGCCCCGAAGGGGCACAGGTCTGTAGCCGGGGGCGCACGTTCCCCGGAACTCCAAACCACCCACATACACTAGCCCCGAAGGGGCGACAGCTGCCCGGGCGGCCAAGTGGATGTCTTACGTTCCTCCGGGCGACGCATTTCGCAACAGGGCCAACAGGCTGTGCAGTGATGATCGACATGCGCGTCGATTGACACCCCTCAGAACCACTCCATAATGAGCGCAAACGGGCCGTACATGCTCGCCGGCGGCACGAGAGCGAGCTTGCGACCTGACTGTCCGGCAACAAGGGCGAATAGCCCAATCGATGCCGAGGCATTGAGGAGGACTCCGGTGAAAAACAGCAACAAGTGCCCGAAGTGCGGATCGAACGACATCATCGCGGATGCAAAGGCCATTGACAGAGGCGAGGGCTTCTCGGAATGGGAACTGTCGGTTACCACTTACGCCAACCCAAAGGCGCTGATCTTCAAGGGCAGATCGACTACCACTATGTCCGCGTATGTCTGCGCCCGCTGCGGTTTCGTAGAGTTGTATGCGGATTCGCCAGAGACTATCCAGGTCACGAGGGCCTAACGGAGATGGGCGAGTTCGCGATGTCTCGACCGGTCCCGCGGAAGGACAAGTACGCCATCGATCGAAGATCGCAAGGACGAGCCCATGGCCCGCTACGTCCGTCAGCAAGCAAGGTCTGAATCGCACGCCATGGGATCTACTTCAGATCAAACTGCGGCGTGCCCGGCTTCAGCCCCGCCTGATGCCGCTGAACCTCGGCCAGAAGGTCAGCTACCACATCCGCATGGTCCTTCGCGACGTCGAGCTTCTCCGACGGGTCGTGGCCAAGATGGTAGAGCAACGGGGGATCGTGCTGGTTGATCTTCGGGCGATCCGGACCGTAGCTGGCGCGGGTCACCAGGCAAGCCTTCCAGGGACCCTTGCGAACGGCCATCAACATGGCATTGTCGTAGTAAAAGAACGGCGCCTCCTCACGCTCGCCCCCGCGCAGGACCGTCAGCAGACTCCGGCCGTCGTACTCACGGTCGCTGGGCATGTCGACGCCGGCTAGTTCCATCAGCGTCGGGAACACGTCCATGGTCGACGCCATCGAGCGGTTGACCGAGGGCTTGATCTGGCCGAGCCACCAGAAGATGCCCGGCTCGCGCATGCCGCCCTCGAAGGTCGAACCCTTGCCGTCGCGGAGAAGCCCGGCTGATCCGCCGTTCAGTCCCCGAATGAGCCAGGGACCGTTGTCGCTGCTGAACATGACCAGCGTTCGCTCGGCCAGCCCCTGCGCACGCAGCGTCTTGAGCACCTGCCCCACGCTCCAGTCCACTTCCTCGACCACATCGCCGTAGAGACCGCGCGGGCTCTTGCCGGCGAAACGCGGATTGGCCTTCAGCGGAGTGTGGGGGAAGGTGTGGGCCAGGTACAGGAAGAACGGCTTGTCGCGCTGGGCGACAATGAACTCGACGGCTTCCTTGGTGTATCGCTCAGTCAGCGTCTCGAGCACGACCGGTTCCTCCAGCGTCTGCTCGCCGCGGATCAGCGGCGTTGGCTTCATGTCGTTGCTGTAGGGCAGACCAAAGAAAGAGTCGAACCCCCGCTTGGTGGGCAGATACTGCGGGAGATGGCCAAGGTGCCACTTCCCGACGCAGGCCGTGGCGTAGCCCTTGGCTTTGAGCGCCTGGGCGATGGTGATCTCGCTCTCGGGCAGTCCGCCGGTCGAATTCGAAGCCAGCACCCGGCGCTCGGCACCGACCATGCCGCTGCGGATCGGCAGCCGGCCGGTGAGCAGCGCGGTCCGGCTGGGTGTACACACCGGGGCCGCGGAGTAGAAGTCGGTGAACCGCATGCCTTCCGCCGCCATCACGTCGAGGCACGGCGTGCGGATCGTGGGATGTCCATAGCAGCCGAGGTCGCCGTAACCCAGATCGTCGGCGAAGATGATGACGAAGTTCGGCGGCCGCTCGGCGCCGAGGACGCCGCTCGCAAGCGACACAGCCATCACACCCGCCGACAGCCAGACACGCAGCCCTGACCGTGAAATCAGACCGGAATGGCACCCTCTCGATTGCGTCATGGTCGGAATCCTCCGGGCCACCGGCTCGATCCTGCGGAATGTGACGAGTGGTGGCTGCACAGTGTATGATGCCCGCTAATAAGATAGGAGCAGGCCGCGTCGCGGTCCAGGTCTCAGAGTCATCACGCGCCACCTGAAACGGAGCAAGCCCGATGGCACGACCGCAACACCGTTGTCACTACATGTTACCACTGATACTGACCGCCGTCTGCCTCGGCTGCACGG
Protein-coding sequences here:
- a CDS encoding acetylxylan esterase; protein product: MTRRLSWVICAAGLGLALATTRAEETTDPGEAADSRPLLHTDTVYTPTEYRHLSTWEARRAWLINQVRFAAGLIPEPKRCPINAHLSGKLVRDGYTLEKVRFESYPGFYVTGNLYRPAEVKGRVPAVANPHGHWGRGRLAHEKLGSIAARCITLARLGAVAFMYDMVGYNDSKQQFEHADHRFAAADCALWGISQFHLQTWNSVRVLDFLQSLPDVDPARIGVTGESGGGTQTFILYSVDERVKVAAPVNMISSTMQGGCICENAPLLRIDANNMEIGALMAPRPLLLISATGDWTKKTPQVEYPFIKSIFELYGRGDLVENVHIDAPHNYNKASREAMYRFFGRRLLNQPDADKITEGEIKIETDKDMLVFADAEPPANMLKGEALIASLKTACRERMEAYQPTSPETLTNLQALVRLGLGQSIGSDWPVVGTVRPKGRSALARIAWERGGRLVWTANEWRDTKTGQEGDAAVIVLPDGLAKIGEHRKLLTEGDHGIFVQPFGTSHMKRTPVTTRAADEGKYYTTFNRSDAAEAVYDILSVIGIETPSQSGTRMKLVGLGRMGPHTLVARAMMPPEVVLRTGVCTAIDMNQMNVDDDQPYINDLFLPGIRKIGGLKAVAAAAAGGGPLWLYNAGEHFNEQWARAAANLGGHELRITREPADDEAIAEWLRHASR
- a CDS encoding prolipoprotein diacylglyceryl transferase; translation: MQLYEIAVLLVVAVVFLRLDIRRWRGSSLLWYLALYGCGQALTEFWRGDFKDRVLLGPLSHFQWLCFAAAGVSAAILMHAAATRRWPRRRPAPG
- a CDS encoding DUF1080 domain-containing protein, which codes for MFTTAVTLLGLWIAGGSDAPTTNTAPAPAAPPHAPVNQLTATEKAAGFQLLFNGTDWTGWEPNGKPGSFTIQDGAIVGDRSGKSQTAYWLGTTREYGDFELRLQYKLSPRGNSGIFIRAPHEGRTSRMGMEIQLLDDGARTGKPGVGDTGAIYQVVPPKAFVSRPAGQWNDLSVLCLGPRVKVTLNGHIINDTLMTDHAALRNRPRRGFIGLSAHTKPVQFRTLRLREIAPPATGPETPASQPTW
- a CDS encoding sulfatase, yielding MTQSRGCHSGLISRSGLRVWLSAGVMAVSLASGVLGAERPPNFVIIFADDLGYGDLGCYGHPTIRTPCLDVMAAEGMRFTDFYSAAPVCTPSRTALLTGRLPIRSGMVGAERRVLASNSTGGLPESEITIAQALKAKGYATACVGKWHLGHLPQYLPTKRGFDSFFGLPYSNDMKPTPLIRGEQTLEEPVVLETLTERYTKEAVEFIVAQRDKPFFLYLAHTFPHTPLKANPRFAGKSPRGLYGDVVEEVDWSVGQVLKTLRAQGLAERTLVMFSSDNGPWLIRGLNGGSAGLLRDGKGSTFEGGMREPGIFWWLGQIKPSVNRSMASTMDVFPTLMELAGVDMPSDREYDGRSLLTVLRGGEREEAPFFYYDNAMLMAVRKGPWKACLVTRASYGPDRPKINQHDPPLLYHLGHDPSEKLDVAKDHADVVADLLAEVQRHQAGLKPGTPQFDLK
- the fusA gene encoding elongation factor G — translated: MAVDLRKVRNIGIAAHIDAGKTTTTERMLYYSGRTHKVGEVDDGTTITDFDQEEQQRGITIYSAAVSLPWKENTINLIDTPGHVDFTAEVERSLRVLDGAVAVFDAKEGVEAQSETVWRQATKYHVPRICFINKMDKVGADFAASFSSIRERLDANPAAVQLPIGAEGFFEGIIDLVAMEAVYFHTDDVDAAPVRKRIPVELEEAAKRARHRLEEQVAETSDALMEKFIHDQPLTGEELKAGLRAATLANRLYPVFCGSSLHFVGVQPLMDGVIDYLPCPLDLPPVVGLRVAEGGGKLKGRHKAGLAQAKGRLPGDDRILCPCDLRAPLVAYVFKILASKPMDLYFLRVYSGTLRSGSRVVNPSRDCKENISRIFRVFAKRREQIEAAEAGDIVAVIGLKDSLTGDTLCEQKHLVVLEAIEFPETVVSMSIEPQSSAEREKLIEALTMLARENPTFKYRLNEETGQTLISGMGELHLEVLVNRLKRDYHVDVRVGKPRVSYRETVCAAAEVEEEFNRQIGGRGHFARVRLRVEPYAPEPGEEHILFVSQVSGVKIQRSFLESAEAAVRDTAQTGVLAGNPMMNIKVTLVDAEEHEMDSSEVAFDAASRRCFDKVAVAASPALMEPIMKLQIATPEAYFGVVSNDLSRRRGVVQDARLRGDHRVIDAVVPLREMFGYASDLRSLTQGRGSWTMEPSHYAVVPPAIADTILAVV